The genomic window CTAAGCAGCTTGCACCATCAATAACATGCTCTCCTAGATCAGCACAAGCTTAGATCCCCTATAACCCATAAGGTCGAGGGTGACGGCTTGGAAACCCGTAGATAAGGCCATCTCCAAAATCTCATCCCGGATCTCCAGAATCTTATGCATGTCTCCGGGAGGGACCTCTATCCTCACCTCACTTCCCTGAACGCGGGCCCTCACTAGAGAGACACCCGCTCGGAGGACGAAGTCCTCTAAATCTTCGATCCTCTTCAATAGATCGAGACTAACCTCCCTTCCCGGCGGCATCCTAGTCAGCAAGCACGTTTCTGCCAAGTAGGGGAGATTCAGGTCCCTCAGCAGTGAGATCACCTCTCCTTCCTTAATTCCCGCCTCTACAAGCGGACTCTGGACTCCCAACTCTTTCAGGGCCCTTAAGCCTGGCCTGTCCTCCCTCACATCGCTGGCGTTGGTCCCATCGAGCACCGCATCGCACCCCTCTCGCTCAGCCACATTTAAGATCAGGGACATCATCCGCAATTTGCAGAAGTAGCATCTGAGGGGACCATTCCTCAATATTTCATTCTCTTTCATTACCTTCTCATCCCTGATGATTATGTGATCCACTCCAATGAGTCTGGCCACCTCTTCACTGGCCGCTACAACCCTCCTAGGTATGTAGGGGAAGTCGACTGTCACGGCCATTACCCTATCCACGCCAGCTCGTTTGAGCGCCCACAGGAGAAATGTGCTGTCCCTACCTCCAGAGAAAGCAATAGCTGGGCATCTATACTTGCTCAATACCCTGAGAAGACGACCATAATTCACAGGAATCTGTAGCCGCCTCCTCCCTTTTAACCTTATATATTTTTCCCTTTCTTCGAGAAAGGAGCACCGAATGGGACTCCACACACTTGAGGATGGACTCCACGGACAGCTTGAAATCGGATAGGGTGCTCATCCCCTCACATTTAGGTAAGGGTGTATCCCTTCAGGATCAGAAGGCTTATGGCTGCTGCCGTCACATCCGCTAAGCTACCGGGATTCAAAGGCTTTCTCCCGCTTCTAAGGAAGGAATCCAGCTCCTCTAACAAGATCTCGCCAGACAGCACTTTCCTCGCTAAATTCCTCACCTGCTCGGCCCTCTCTACCCCTGCCCTTCTGACGATCAGGGTATCAAGCTCCTGAGACATCAGCATCAGGAATCCCTTGATCACAGCGCCTTCTAGGTCATTGTTTAATGTCAACAAATCCTCTAGCAAGTTTGTCAACCATAAGGTCCTCTCATAACCATTCAACCACTCACAGTAAACCAATTCTACTCTGCATCCCAATTCCGAAATCTTCAGCAGATTAACTTGATCCCTGACTAGTTCCTCAAATACGTTGTCACCGTATACATCATACTCAACTTCCCTCTTGAGCCCCCCAGGATTAGCCCTCCTAATTGCCCTGTAGAGAGCTACTGTATCCTCCGGGACAGACTCCTCGATCAATTCCCTAGCTGTGGATCCCAACGCACTGAAATCCTCGGATAACGGGCATGCAGCAGCTAAGGGGATTATCAACTTGATTATGCCTAAATTAGCATTAGTTCCCTGAGCATCCATCGATCTACTTACAGCTTCTTCTATCAACCCCCCCAGCCCGATCTCTCTGGGAAGCAGGGCACCTTCCCTAACCTTGAAACCCCTTTCAACCGCCTCGTAAAGGACCTTCACTATGGATATCGAGCCAAAAAGGAAGTGATATATTGTTAGATCTTCGAAGTCCCTATACCTGTTGACGTTTCCCGGTTTAGGAATTGTGGCCTCTAGTACGGGTCCCAAGGTAAATGCCCTCACTATATCCCAGTGATCCACCTCCATATCAGACTCATTCCCTATGGATTCTTATATATACCTGGCTGGGAGAGACTTGCTGTTTAGACCTTTAATCTGTAGCTCTCCAGCCATCACCGCGCGTGCGAGCAACCACTTCTAATAGCGAAGAACTTAGCTAGTATCTACAGAGGGTAATAAGGGTGATATAGCTGAGGTATCTGATCCTCAGGAAACCTATGAGGTACTGGAGGCCGGAAGCCGATATAATCGATCTCATCCTCAAAACCTACTCACATGATCTACGAGATGGAGATTTCTTAGTGATTTCCGAGAAGGCCCTTTCTGTGGCTCTTGGAGAGATCTTCGACGAATCCGAGCTAAAGGCCGGGATCTGCGTTAAGGTAGCCACGGATCTCGTGAGGAAGGTGTGGTTGTTTATAGGGAGGATATGCGGCATAAAGGGGCCGTTCGAGGAGATAGCCTCCCTTCCTTCAGATATCATATCTAGACATAAGGCCTTAGCTTTGAAGGTCGGAGGGATCAAGCACTTTCTGAAACCGCTATCTGAGGCGGGAAT from Thermoproteota archaeon includes these protein-coding regions:
- the larE gene encoding ATP-dependent sacrificial sulfur transferase LarE yields the protein MSKYRCPAIAFSGGRDSTFLLWALKRAGVDRVMAVTVDFPYIPRRVVAASEEVARLIGVDHIIIRDEKVMKENEILRNGPLRCYFCKLRMMSLILNVAEREGCDAVLDGTNASDVREDRPGLRALKELGVQSPLVEAGIKEGEVISLLRDLNLPYLAETCLLTRMPPGREVSLDLLKRIEDLEDFVLRAGVSLVRARVQGSEVRIEVPPGDMHKILEIRDEILEMALSTGFQAVTLDLMGYRGSKLVLI
- a CDS encoding triphosphoribosyl-dephospho-CoA synthase produces the protein MEVDHWDIVRAFTLGPVLEATIPKPGNVNRYRDFEDLTIYHFLFGSISIVKVLYEAVERGFKVREGALLPREIGLGGLIEEAVSRSMDAQGTNANLGIIKLIIPLAAACPLSEDFSALGSTARELIEESVPEDTVALYRAIRRANPGGLKREVEYDVYGDNVFEELVRDQVNLLKISELGCRVELVYCEWLNGYERTLWLTNLLEDLLTLNNDLEGAVIKGFLMLMSQELDTLIVRRAGVERAEQVRNLARKVLSGEILLEELDSFLRSGRKPLNPGSLADVTAAAISLLILKGYTLT